From Streptomyces sp. TLI_105, the proteins below share one genomic window:
- a CDS encoding aminotransferase class V-fold PLP-dependent enzyme: MESLDQPLGGAEFAPKKTYLNTSACGLLPRRTVEAVTLLAEETADGRAGGAGSFDIVDEARAAFGRIAGVSHERVAVGSSVAVHCGMIAQSLPAGSEVLFPEGDFSSVITPFTIRGDLKTRFVPLDRLAESVRPGTALVAFSAVQSADGRTADFTAIREAAAAHGARTLLDATQSAGWLPLNAGEWDYTVVGGYKYLLCPRGASFLTVTEEAQDSLLAIHASWVTGEELWVNSYGPVRELARSARRFDEPAAFLSYHGAARSLALLEEIGIERIEAHDKGLAARFRAGLLDLGHAPVMDDSTVVAVPGLGDRADALHDAGVLLSARAGNLRASFHLYNTAADVDRALDVLAG; the protein is encoded by the coding sequence ATGGAATCCCTTGACCAGCCGCTCGGCGGCGCCGAGTTCGCGCCCAAGAAGACCTATCTGAACACCTCCGCCTGCGGACTGCTGCCCCGCCGGACCGTCGAGGCCGTCACCCTCCTCGCCGAGGAGACCGCCGACGGCCGTGCGGGCGGCGCAGGCAGCTTCGACATCGTCGACGAGGCCCGCGCCGCCTTCGGCCGGATCGCCGGCGTCTCCCACGAGCGCGTCGCCGTCGGCAGCTCGGTCGCGGTCCACTGCGGGATGATCGCCCAGTCGCTGCCGGCCGGGTCCGAGGTCCTCTTCCCCGAGGGCGACTTCTCCTCCGTCATCACCCCCTTCACGATCCGCGGCGACCTCAAGACCCGCTTCGTGCCCCTGGACCGGCTCGCCGAGTCCGTCCGGCCCGGGACGGCGCTCGTCGCCTTCTCCGCCGTGCAGTCGGCGGACGGTCGCACGGCCGACTTCACGGCGATCCGGGAGGCGGCGGCCGCCCACGGCGCCCGCACCCTCCTCGACGCCACCCAGTCGGCGGGCTGGCTGCCGCTGAACGCGGGGGAGTGGGACTACACGGTCGTCGGCGGCTACAAGTACCTGCTCTGCCCGCGCGGCGCGTCCTTCCTGACCGTCACGGAGGAGGCGCAGGACTCCCTGCTCGCGATCCACGCGAGCTGGGTCACGGGCGAGGAGCTGTGGGTCAACAGCTACGGACCGGTCCGTGAACTGGCCCGCTCCGCCCGCCGTTTCGACGAGCCGGCCGCCTTCCTCTCGTACCACGGGGCGGCCCGTTCGCTCGCCCTCCTGGAGGAGATCGGCATCGAGCGGATCGAGGCCCACGACAAGGGGCTCGCCGCCCGCTTCCGCGCCGGGCTCCTCGACCTCGGGCACGCGCCGGTCATGGACGACTCGACGGTCGTCGCCGTCCCCGGCCTCGGGGACCGGGCGGACGCCCTGCACGACGCGGGCGTCCTGCTCTCGGCCCGCGCGGGCAACCTGCGGGCGTCGTTCCACCTGTACAACACGGCGGCGGACGTGGACCGCGCCCTGGACGTCCTGGCGGGCTGA
- a CDS encoding AraC family transcriptional regulator, whose translation MDVLSDAIAAMRTGLPHSSRTVRLAPWGVRYPSSDSAGFHVVLQGTAWMLPPDAAAPVRLGPGDVVLFAHGTGHGLADHPDTPLVDVLPAPDGSWPTRPDRGAAGAEEIVLLCGAYRLSRARAHPLLTELPPFVHLPARVGAHPRLRAAVELLGAELTEPQPGSDAIVPALLDTLLLYLLRTWWLAERADRSTGWSAALSDPAVAGALRALHGDPARAWTVEELGALGGLSRAAFARRFTTLVGRPPLAYLTWWRMTTAGRLLRSDDLPLRAVAERSGYSSEFAFAKAFKREYGVAPGRYRKGA comes from the coding sequence ATGGACGTACTGAGCGATGCCATCGCCGCCATGCGCACCGGGCTCCCGCACTCCTCCCGCACCGTTCGTCTCGCCCCCTGGGGCGTCCGCTACCCGTCGAGCGACAGCGCCGGATTCCACGTCGTGCTCCAGGGCACCGCCTGGATGCTGCCCCCGGACGCCGCCGCCCCGGTCCGGCTCGGCCCCGGCGACGTCGTCCTCTTCGCCCACGGCACCGGCCACGGCCTCGCCGACCACCCCGACACCCCGCTCGTCGACGTCCTGCCCGCCCCCGACGGTTCCTGGCCCACCCGGCCCGACCGGGGGGCCGCCGGCGCCGAGGAGATCGTGTTGCTCTGCGGCGCGTACCGGCTCAGCCGGGCCCGCGCCCACCCCCTGCTCACCGAACTGCCGCCGTTCGTCCACCTCCCCGCCCGGGTCGGCGCCCACCCGCGGCTGCGCGCCGCCGTCGAGCTGCTCGGCGCCGAACTCACCGAGCCCCAGCCGGGGTCCGACGCCATCGTCCCCGCCCTCCTCGACACCCTGCTCCTGTACCTGCTCCGCACCTGGTGGCTCGCCGAGCGCGCCGACCGCTCCACCGGCTGGTCGGCCGCGCTGAGCGACCCGGCCGTCGCGGGCGCCCTGCGCGCCCTCCACGGCGACCCCGCCAGGGCGTGGACCGTCGAGGAGCTGGGCGCGCTCGGCGGCCTCTCCCGCGCCGCCTTCGCCCGCCGCTTCACCACCCTCGTCGGACGCCCGCCCCTCGCGTACCTCACCTGGTGGCGCATGACCACGGCGGGCCGCCTCCTGCGCTCCGACGACCTCCCCCTCCGCGCGGTCGCCGAGCGCTCCGGCTACTCCTCGGAGTTCGCCTTCGCCAAGGCCTTCAAGCGCGAGTACGGGGTGGCCCCCGGCCGGTACCGCAAGGGCGCCTAG
- a CDS encoding MarR family winged helix-turn-helix transcriptional regulator codes for MSGTDPVCTVPSTEPPAPAGCGGTVSHALAWVARLHRIAMGRRLRDLGLYPGQELMMMRLWDCGAVRQSELIQSLGLDPSTVTKMLQRMEQCGYVRRSPDPADRRAVLVEATEEGLALRAGVEGAWADLEESTLAGLAPADRAELARLLGLVGGNLTEEAGEEAAGPVC; via the coding sequence ATGTCAGGAACCGACCCCGTCTGTACCGTCCCGTCCACCGAGCCCCCGGCGCCCGCCGGGTGCGGCGGGACCGTCAGCCACGCCCTGGCCTGGGTCGCGCGGCTCCACCGGATCGCCATGGGCCGGCGGCTGCGGGACCTCGGCCTCTACCCGGGCCAGGAGCTGATGATGATGCGCCTGTGGGACTGCGGGGCGGTCCGCCAGTCGGAGCTCATCCAGTCGCTCGGCCTCGACCCCTCCACGGTGACCAAGATGCTCCAGCGCATGGAGCAGTGCGGATACGTCCGCCGCAGCCCGGACCCCGCCGACCGGCGCGCGGTCCTGGTCGAGGCGACGGAGGAGGGCCTGGCCCTGCGCGCCGGGGTCGAGGGCGCGTGGGCGGACCTGGAGGAGAGCACGCTCGCCGGACTCGCCCCGGCCGACCGGGCGGAGCTCGCCCGCCTGCTCGGCCTGGTGGGCGGGAACCTGACCGAGGAGGCGGGCGAGGAGGCCGCCGGACCGGTCTGCTGA
- a CDS encoding MFS transporter encodes MSSTVLTTKPVVRPGAPSPGPALAAAMLGFALITLDTSVVNVALPAIGADLRAGMSGLQWVVDSYTLAFAALLLSSGALADRVGASRAYGAGVVVFTLASAACGLAPGLPGLLAARAVQGAAAAVMLPASLALVREAYGDPGRRARAVSLWAAGGTVAVALGPVAGGALTTAWSWRGIFFINLPLGLLALALLTRVARSARRPAPLDVPGQLTAMTALGALTFAAIEGGTEAWWALGVAVAAFVAFLLIEARRRHPMVPLGLFRNTTVAVAVTAGAANSVAFYGMVFVFSLFFQQVLGLSALGAGLMFLPMTGLLAGVNILSARVAARYGARLPIVLGQAVGVAGLLGLLTVDADSSRVAQALLLVPLALGAGFSLPPLIAAMMEAVPAERAGTAAGLLNAIRQTAGALAIAVFGSLAAQGFDTALPTALLISAGLLTLTALASLRLPRRGTR; translated from the coding sequence ATGTCCTCAACAGTGCTCACCACCAAGCCGGTTGTCCGTCCCGGCGCCCCCTCCCCCGGGCCCGCGCTCGCCGCGGCCATGCTCGGCTTCGCCCTCATCACCCTCGACACCTCCGTCGTCAACGTCGCCCTGCCCGCGATCGGCGCCGACCTGCGGGCCGGGATGTCCGGTCTGCAGTGGGTGGTCGACTCGTACACGCTGGCCTTCGCCGCGCTGCTGCTCTCCAGCGGGGCCCTTGCCGACCGGGTCGGGGCGAGCCGGGCGTACGGGGCGGGCGTCGTCGTCTTCACGCTCGCCTCGGCCGCCTGCGGTCTGGCCCCCGGCCTCCCGGGGCTGCTTGCCGCCCGCGCGGTGCAGGGCGCGGCGGCGGCCGTGATGCTGCCTGCCTCCCTGGCGCTCGTACGGGAGGCGTACGGCGATCCCGGGCGGCGGGCTCGGGCGGTGTCGCTGTGGGCGGCGGGTGGCACGGTCGCGGTGGCCCTCGGCCCCGTCGCGGGCGGGGCGCTGACCACGGCCTGGAGCTGGCGCGGCATCTTCTTCATCAACCTGCCCCTCGGGCTCCTCGCGCTCGCCCTGCTGACCCGGGTGGCCCGCTCGGCGCGCAGGCCGGCCCCGCTGGACGTGCCGGGGCAGCTCACGGCGATGACGGCGCTCGGGGCGCTGACCTTCGCGGCCATCGAGGGCGGCACGGAGGCCTGGTGGGCGCTGGGGGTCGCGGTGGCCGCCTTCGTCGCGTTCCTGCTGATCGAGGCGCGGCGGCGGCATCCGATGGTGCCGCTCGGGCTGTTCCGGAACACGACGGTGGCCGTGGCGGTGACGGCGGGCGCGGCGAACAGCGTGGCCTTCTACGGCATGGTCTTCGTGTTCAGCCTGTTCTTCCAGCAGGTGCTCGGGCTCTCGGCGCTGGGCGCGGGGCTGATGTTCCTGCCGATGACGGGGCTGCTCGCCGGGGTCAACATCCTGTCGGCGAGGGTGGCGGCGCGGTACGGGGCGCGGCTGCCGATCGTCCTGGGCCAGGCGGTCGGGGTGGCCGGGCTCCTCGGCCTGCTCACCGTGGACGCGGACTCCTCGCGGGTGGCACAGGCCCTGCTCCTGGTGCCGCTGGCGCTCGGGGCCGGCTTCTCCCTGCCGCCGCTGATCGCGGCGATGATGGAGGCCGTCCCGGCGGAGCGGGCGGGCACGGCGGCGGGTCTCCTGAACGCGATCCGGCAGACGGCGGGCGCCCTCGCGATCGCCGTCTTCGGCTCCCTCGCGGCCCAGGGCTTCGACACGGCGCTCCCGACCGCTCTGCTGATCAGCGCGGGCCTGCTGACCCTGACGGCCCTGGCCTCGCTGCGGCTTCCGCGCCGCGGGACGCGCTAG
- a CDS encoding alkene reductase: MTTAFDPIDLAGTRLANRIAMAPMTRSRANGEDGTPTAIVAEYYAQRASAGLIISEGVQPVPEGQGYPNTPGLHSREQIAAWREVTTAVHERGGRIFAQLMHSGRIGHPDLLDGDLHPVGPSPVAAAGQVYTHEGPKDFVTPRELTGDQVREAIAGFASAARNAVEAGFDGVEIHGANGYLIQQFLASGSNHRTDEWGGPVENRIRFAVEVVKAVAAEIGPERTGLRISPANTLNDISETDTEELYTRLVTAIEPVGIAYLHVLETGPERRPLVLDLRKRFAGTFILNPATGADPTGAESLALIEDGTADLVAYGRLFIANPDLPARLKTDGPYAAPDPATMYAGGPEGYIDYPAL, translated from the coding sequence GTGACCACTGCATTCGACCCGATCGACCTTGCCGGCACCCGCCTCGCCAACCGCATCGCGATGGCCCCGATGACCCGCAGCCGGGCCAACGGCGAGGACGGCACCCCGACCGCGATCGTCGCCGAGTACTACGCCCAGCGCGCCTCCGCGGGACTGATCATCAGCGAGGGCGTGCAGCCCGTCCCCGAGGGCCAGGGCTACCCCAACACCCCCGGACTCCACAGCCGCGAGCAGATCGCCGCCTGGCGCGAGGTCACCACCGCCGTCCACGAGCGCGGCGGCCGGATCTTCGCCCAGCTCATGCACTCCGGCCGGATCGGTCACCCCGACCTCCTCGACGGCGACCTCCACCCCGTCGGCCCCTCGCCCGTCGCCGCCGCCGGCCAGGTCTACACCCACGAGGGCCCCAAGGACTTCGTCACCCCGCGCGAGCTCACCGGCGACCAGGTGCGCGAGGCGATCGCCGGCTTCGCCTCCGCCGCCCGCAACGCCGTCGAGGCCGGCTTCGACGGCGTCGAGATCCACGGCGCCAACGGCTATCTGATCCAGCAGTTCCTCGCCTCCGGCTCCAACCACCGCACCGACGAGTGGGGCGGCCCGGTCGAGAACCGCATCCGCTTCGCCGTCGAGGTCGTGAAGGCCGTCGCCGCCGAGATCGGCCCCGAGCGCACCGGCCTGCGCATCTCCCCGGCCAACACCCTCAACGACATCAGCGAGACCGACACCGAGGAGCTCTACACCCGGCTCGTCACCGCGATCGAGCCCGTCGGCATCGCCTACCTCCACGTCCTGGAGACCGGCCCCGAGCGCCGCCCGCTCGTCCTCGACCTGCGCAAGCGGTTCGCCGGCACCTTCATCCTCAACCCGGCCACCGGTGCCGACCCGACCGGCGCCGAGTCGCTGGCCCTGATCGAGGACGGCACCGCCGACCTCGTCGCGTACGGCAGGCTCTTCATCGCCAACCCCGACCTGCCCGCCCGCCTGAAGACCGACGGCCCCTACGCCGCCCCCGACCCCGCCACCATGTACGCCGGCGGTCCCGAGGGCTACATCGACTACCCCGCGCTCTGA
- a CDS encoding GlxA family transcriptional regulator codes for MTVESRVRSVQRVAVIAAPPVSMFNLAIPEMLFGKVEIDGGPGYETVICAPDPGPVTTTGGLDLVVPRGLDAVEGADTVILAGSGAYTDPDPRVLDVLRATADAGKRIASICTGAFALAEAGLLDGRAATTYWAYRPLLAARHPAVDLQDDVLFVQDGPVLTSSGYAAGIDLCLHVIRTDHGAAVANAVARLALVAPVRPGGQTQFTQTPLPPERGVSFADTRAWAMAHLDEPLGLTDLARHAGVSVRTLSRRFRAETGVSPLQWLLHQRVERAKELLETTSLPMDQVARSCGLGTADSLRQHVQRRTGLTPSAYRASFNRMVPHLTPGAAAE; via the coding sequence ATGACCGTCGAGTCCCGCGTCCGGAGCGTGCAGCGCGTCGCCGTGATCGCCGCCCCGCCCGTCTCGATGTTCAACCTGGCCATTCCGGAGATGCTCTTCGGGAAGGTCGAGATCGACGGCGGCCCGGGATACGAGACGGTCATCTGCGCCCCCGACCCAGGGCCCGTCACCACCACCGGCGGCCTCGACCTCGTCGTCCCGCGCGGGCTCGACGCGGTCGAGGGGGCCGACACCGTGATCCTCGCGGGCAGCGGCGCGTACACGGACCCCGACCCGCGCGTCCTCGACGTCCTGCGCGCGACCGCCGACGCCGGCAAGCGGATCGCCTCCATCTGCACCGGCGCCTTCGCGCTCGCCGAGGCCGGACTGCTCGACGGCCGGGCGGCGACGACGTACTGGGCGTACCGGCCGCTGCTCGCGGCCCGGCACCCGGCCGTCGACCTCCAGGACGACGTCCTCTTCGTCCAGGACGGCCCCGTGCTCACCTCCTCCGGATACGCGGCGGGCATCGACCTCTGCCTGCACGTCATCCGCACCGACCACGGCGCCGCCGTCGCCAACGCGGTCGCCCGGCTCGCCCTCGTCGCGCCCGTCAGGCCCGGCGGCCAGACCCAGTTCACCCAGACCCCGCTGCCGCCCGAGCGCGGGGTCTCCTTCGCCGACACGCGCGCGTGGGCGATGGCACACCTCGACGAACCCCTCGGCCTCACCGACCTCGCCCGGCACGCCGGGGTCTCCGTCCGCACCCTGTCGCGCCGCTTCCGCGCGGAGACCGGCGTCAGCCCGCTCCAGTGGCTCCTCCACCAGCGCGTCGAGCGGGCGAAGGAGCTCCTGGAGACCACGTCCCTCCCCATGGACCAGGTGGCCCGTTCCTGCGGCCTCGGCACCGCGGACTCCCTGCGGCAGCACGTCCAGCGCCGCACCGGCCTCACCCCGAGCGCCTACCGGGCCTCCTTCAACCGCATGGTGCCGCACCTCACACCGGGGGCCGCGGCGGAATGA
- a CDS encoding DsbA family oxidoreductase — MRVEIWSDIACPWCYIGKARFEKGLAAFAHRDDVEVVHRSFELDPNRPKGDTGPVLEMLAKKYGRTLDEARAMEAHVASNAHSEGLAYLTDGRDHGNTFDIHRLLHLAKERGRQSELLDLAYRANFAEERSVFDAETLVTLGVEAGLDEAEVRAVLADESAYAEAVREDEREAAELGATGVPFFVLDRRYGVSGGQPAEVFTQALEQAWQGRVLQPVGADAEVCGPDGACEVPQA, encoded by the coding sequence ATGCGCGTCGAGATCTGGAGCGACATCGCCTGCCCCTGGTGCTACATCGGCAAGGCCCGCTTCGAGAAGGGGCTCGCGGCCTTCGCCCACCGCGACGACGTCGAGGTCGTGCACCGCTCCTTCGAGCTCGACCCGAACCGCCCCAAGGGCGACACCGGCCCCGTCCTGGAGATGCTGGCGAAGAAGTACGGCCGCACCCTCGATGAGGCCCGCGCCATGGAGGCGCACGTCGCGTCGAACGCGCACTCCGAGGGCCTCGCCTACCTCACCGACGGCCGCGACCACGGCAACACCTTCGACATCCACCGGCTGCTGCACCTCGCCAAGGAGCGCGGCCGCCAGAGCGAGCTCCTGGACCTGGCCTACCGCGCCAACTTCGCCGAGGAGCGCTCCGTCTTCGACGCCGAGACCCTGGTGACGCTGGGCGTGGAGGCCGGTCTCGACGAGGCCGAGGTCCGGGCCGTCCTCGCCGACGAGTCGGCCTACGCCGAGGCCGTACGGGAGGACGAGCGGGAGGCCGCCGAACTCGGCGCCACCGGCGTGCCGTTCTTCGTCCTCGACCGCCGCTACGGCGTCTCCGGCGGCCAGCCCGCCGAGGTCTTCACCCAGGCCCTGGAGCAGGCCTGGCAGGGCCGCGTCCTCCAGCCGGTCGGCGCCGACGCGGAGGTCTGCGGCCCGGACGGCGCCTGCGAGGTCCCGCAGGCCTGA